One Acidobacteriota bacterium DNA window includes the following coding sequences:
- a CDS encoding cation transporter, giving the protein MVSAQRAAITSVLASLLLAGANVAVGLATQSRSVVALGVEFAGDVLASTAVLLGLWLAARPPDANHPYGHGRVETLAGLLVGFVLVTGGIGIAYRSLASGESRHAPGAAATAIVLVTIGVRAATAALKFRVGRRVESTSLMADAWNDSVDILSASGALVAVGLARFDPARFAWADRYGAAFVGLVVVVTGLRVVRQASLDLADTMPTLERTASLRRVACSVPGVLGVEKHYARKTGLQYHVDLHVEVSPEMTVRASHQIAHQVQQRVRAELPWVADVLVHIEPAPDAGTSAVSDPR; this is encoded by the coding sequence CTGGTAAGCGCGCAACGCGCGGCAATCACCAGCGTCCTGGCCAGCCTCCTGCTGGCTGGGGCGAACGTCGCCGTCGGCCTCGCCACGCAGTCGCGCAGCGTCGTCGCGCTCGGCGTGGAGTTCGCCGGCGACGTGCTCGCGTCGACCGCCGTCCTGCTCGGGCTGTGGTTGGCCGCCCGCCCGCCGGATGCCAACCATCCGTACGGACACGGCCGGGTCGAGACTCTGGCTGGGCTCCTCGTCGGGTTCGTGCTCGTCACCGGCGGAATCGGCATCGCCTACCGGTCGCTCGCGTCCGGTGAATCGCGGCATGCCCCGGGAGCGGCGGCGACGGCCATCGTGCTCGTGACGATCGGCGTGCGCGCCGCGACGGCCGCTCTCAAGTTCCGCGTTGGACGGCGGGTCGAGAGCACGTCGCTCATGGCGGATGCGTGGAACGACTCCGTCGACATCCTGTCCGCTTCGGGCGCGCTCGTCGCGGTCGGGCTCGCTCGCTTCGATCCCGCTCGGTTCGCGTGGGCCGATCGCTATGGCGCCGCGTTCGTTGGGCTCGTCGTGGTCGTGACGGGCCTGCGGGTGGTGCGCCAGGCGTCGCTCGATCTCGCCGACACGATGCCGACGCTCGAACGCACGGCCAGCCTGCGGCGCGTCGCTTGCAGCGTGCCCGGCGTCCTCGGCGTCGAGAAGCACTACGCGCGCAAGACGGGGCTGCAGTACCACGTCGATTTGCACGTCGAGGTGAGCCCGGAGATGACGGTGCGCGCATCGCACCAGATCGCGCACCAGGTCCAGCAGCGGGTCCGGGCCGAGCTGCCCTGGGTCGCCGACGTGCTCGTGCACATCGAGCCGGCGCCCGACGCGGGCACGTCGGCCGTCAGCGACCCGCGCTGA
- the msrA gene encoding peptide-methionine (S)-S-oxide reductase MsrA, with the protein MSYFGAKLRMPSSAEALKGRDEPLPVPEHHAVNGRPLAGPFPAGLEHALFGMGCFWGAERKFWQATGVYTTAVGYAGGYTPNPTYEEVCSGHTGHAEVVLVVFDPRVMRYEELLRLFWENHDPTQGMRQGNDVGTQYRSTVYVYSAAQRAAAERSRAEYGRELAAHGLGEITTEIADAPAFYYAEAYHQQYLAKNPNGYCGLGGTGVKCGVPA; encoded by the coding sequence ATGAGCTACTTCGGCGCGAAGCTGCGGATGCCCTCGTCAGCCGAGGCGTTGAAGGGCAGGGACGAACCGCTCCCGGTGCCTGAACACCACGCGGTCAACGGCCGGCCGCTCGCTGGCCCATTTCCGGCAGGGCTCGAACACGCGCTGTTCGGCATGGGATGTTTCTGGGGCGCCGAGCGGAAGTTCTGGCAGGCGACGGGCGTCTACACGACCGCTGTCGGCTACGCCGGCGGCTACACGCCGAACCCGACGTACGAGGAGGTGTGTTCTGGCCACACCGGGCACGCTGAGGTCGTGCTCGTCGTGTTCGATCCGCGCGTGATGCGCTACGAGGAGCTGCTCCGCCTCTTCTGGGAGAACCACGACCCCACGCAGGGGATGCGGCAAGGCAACGATGTCGGCACGCAGTACCGCTCGACCGTGTATGTCTACTCTGCGGCACAGCGTGCTGCCGCCGAGCGGAGCCGCGCCGAGTACGGCCGCGAGCTGGCGGCGCATGGGCTGGGCGAGATCACGACGGAGATCGCGGATGCGCCCGCGTTCTACTACGCGGAGGCCTACCACCAGCAGTATCTCGCGAAGAACCCGAATGGCTACTGTGGGCTGGGCGGCACAGGCGTGAAGTGCGGCGTCCCCGCGTGA
- the msrB gene encoding peptide-methionine (R)-S-oxide reductase MsrB: MATDIKFDVTRTEDEWRARLSPEQYDVLRRHGTEMRGTSLLNKEKRPGEYQCAGCGQVLFNSETKYESGSGWPSFFAAREDAVGTSVDRSHLMSRTEVHCARCGGHLGHVFEDGPVPTGLRYCMNGVALTFTPTGSEEPQR, translated from the coding sequence ATGGCCACGGATATCAAGTTTGACGTGACGCGGACGGAAGACGAATGGCGCGCCCGCCTGTCGCCGGAGCAGTACGACGTGCTGCGCCGCCACGGCACGGAGATGCGAGGGACGAGCCTGCTGAACAAAGAAAAGCGGCCTGGCGAGTACCAGTGCGCCGGATGCGGACAGGTGCTGTTCAACTCCGAGACGAAGTACGAAAGTGGCAGCGGCTGGCCCAGTTTCTTCGCGGCGCGGGAAGACGCTGTCGGCACGAGCGTGGATCGCTCGCATCTGATGTCCCGCACCGAGGTGCACTGTGCGCGCTGCGGCGGACACCTCGGCCATGTGTTCGAGGATGGCCCGGTGCCGACAGGCCTTCGCTACTGCATGAACGGCGTCGCGCTCACGTTCACGCCCACCGGATCGGAGGAGCCGCAGCGATGA
- a CDS encoding patatin-like phospholipase family protein has translation MIDLLRRRKARGVRPFDDAARIALVVEGGAMRGVISAGMVWALEDLGYGDVFDAVYGSSAGAINAAYFLAGQAGLGTSIYYEDINNTRFIDLARPVRGRPIVNLAFLLDDVARHRKRLDAERVLRAASPLTVIATDVDARISRPLRGFRTAAQLFDALRASATMPVVAGEPSEYEGRRYLDASITEPIPIPTAEREGHTHVLALLTRGGGMRPKPSALDRYFVGPRLRRLSPDLAARYLGRSGPYAALIRDVDAGTGPLGRTAVRAIRVSDYPIGRLERRRPVLERGARLGYDAIMRAFET, from the coding sequence GTGATTGACCTGCTGCGCCGACGCAAGGCTCGCGGCGTCCGCCCCTTCGACGACGCGGCGCGCATCGCGCTCGTCGTCGAAGGGGGCGCCATGCGCGGCGTCATCTCGGCCGGCATGGTGTGGGCGCTCGAGGATCTCGGCTACGGCGACGTCTTCGACGCCGTGTACGGATCCTCGGCGGGTGCGATCAATGCGGCCTACTTCCTCGCAGGTCAGGCCGGGCTGGGCACGTCGATCTACTACGAGGACATCAACAACACCAGGTTCATCGACCTCGCACGCCCGGTCCGCGGCCGGCCGATCGTCAACCTGGCGTTCCTGCTCGACGACGTCGCGCGTCACCGCAAGCGGCTCGATGCGGAGCGCGTGCTCCGGGCGGCGTCGCCGCTCACCGTGATCGCGACCGACGTCGACGCGCGAATCTCCCGTCCCCTGCGCGGGTTCCGGACGGCCGCGCAACTGTTCGATGCGTTGCGCGCGAGCGCCACGATGCCCGTCGTCGCCGGCGAGCCGTCGGAGTACGAAGGGCGACGCTACCTCGACGCGTCGATCACGGAGCCGATTCCGATCCCGACGGCCGAGCGCGAAGGGCACACGCACGTGCTGGCGCTGCTCACGCGAGGCGGCGGCATGCGGCCGAAGCCGTCGGCGCTCGACCGCTACTTCGTGGGTCCGAGGCTGCGACGTCTCTCGCCAGACCTGGCCGCGCGTTACCTTGGCCGGTCTGGCCCCTACGCGGCGCTGATACGCGATGTCGACGCTGGCACTGGCCCGCTCGGCCGCACAGCGGTTCGGGCCATCCGCGTGAGCGACTACCCGATCGGCCGGCTCGAACGGCGGCGCCCCGTGCTCGAGCGCGGCGCCAGGCTCGGCTACGACGCCATCATGCGCGCCTTCGAGACGTAG
- a CDS encoding SDR family oxidoreductase, translating into MNQIDVKGRRAVITGGAKGIGLAIAERLTASGATCWLWDRDAAALEKAARRIGGHHTQGVAVDVADAASVTTAAETTLAAAGTVEILVNNAGIAGVAKKTWECTPEQWQEVLQIDLFGVFLCCRALVPQMIANGYGRIVNIASIAGKEGNPNASHYSAAKAGVIGLTKSLGKELAQTGVLVNCITPAVIDTDILPQVTPAHIEYMLSKIPMNRFGRVDEVAALAAWLASSDCSFSTGAVFDLSGGRATY; encoded by the coding sequence ATGAATCAGATCGATGTGAAAGGCCGGCGCGCGGTGATCACGGGCGGCGCGAAAGGCATCGGCCTGGCGATTGCGGAACGGCTGACCGCGTCGGGCGCCACGTGCTGGCTGTGGGATCGCGATGCGGCCGCACTCGAGAAGGCGGCGAGGCGGATCGGCGGCCATCACACGCAAGGCGTGGCCGTGGACGTCGCCGACGCGGCGTCGGTCACGACGGCGGCGGAAACGACGCTTGCAGCGGCGGGCACGGTGGAGATCCTCGTCAACAACGCCGGGATCGCGGGCGTCGCGAAGAAGACGTGGGAGTGCACGCCCGAGCAATGGCAGGAGGTCCTGCAGATCGATCTCTTCGGCGTGTTCCTGTGCTGCCGCGCGCTCGTCCCGCAGATGATCGCCAATGGCTACGGCCGGATCGTCAACATCGCGTCCATTGCCGGCAAGGAAGGCAACCCCAATGCGTCGCACTACAGTGCGGCGAAGGCCGGCGTCATCGGCCTGACCAAGTCGCTGGGCAAGGAGCTCGCCCAGACTGGCGTGCTCGTGAACTGCATCACGCCGGCCGTGATCGACACCGACATCCTCCCACAGGTGACCCCAGCGCACATCGAGTACATGCTCTCGAAGATCCCCATGAACCGGTTCGGGAGAGTCGACGAAGTGGCCGCGCTGGCGGCCTGGCTGGCCTCGTCGGACTGCTCCTTCAGCACCGGCGCCGTCTTCGACCTGTCGGGAGGACGGGCGACGTACTGA
- a CDS encoding BACON domain-containing protein, whose amino-acid sequence MLTTRATCDWTTSAADAWVTVQPASGAGSSTITYVVASNESSATRVGHFKVQDITVTVAQAGRAQCTYDVSPRAATFSGEGGNGTLHVLTAAGCPWKAESNVDWIGIVLAGPGQGQGDVGYAVSRNGGATMRTGVVSIAGVQVLLTQIPVETQPSPADCDYQVSPTEFVLHWHQTVGEVNLATRGGCPWTVTSGAGWLGLGTPGQGTGSAGITFTSTVYKEEGSRRAPLQVRWPFPTAGQNVWVTQEGCLFALSRTSQAVSASGASDRIDVFGDPVSASCPISCSFTAVSNASWVRITSQGTGTGMRDTGWVFYTIDANTTGVQRTATITVETKTLTITQAGS is encoded by the coding sequence GTGCTGACGACCCGTGCGACGTGCGATTGGACGACATCGGCGGCCGACGCTTGGGTGACGGTGCAGCCTGCTTCCGGCGCCGGATCGAGCACCATCACCTACGTGGTGGCGTCCAACGAGAGCTCGGCCACGCGGGTGGGACACTTCAAGGTTCAGGACATCACGGTCACGGTCGCGCAGGCTGGACGGGCGCAATGCACCTATGACGTGTCTCCGCGCGCGGCGACGTTCTCAGGTGAAGGCGGGAACGGCACGCTGCACGTCCTCACCGCCGCGGGCTGCCCGTGGAAGGCGGAATCGAACGTGGACTGGATCGGCATCGTGCTCGCGGGACCTGGACAGGGTCAGGGCGATGTTGGCTATGCCGTGTCCCGCAATGGCGGTGCGACGATGCGCACGGGCGTCGTCTCGATCGCGGGTGTGCAGGTCCTGCTGACGCAGATCCCCGTCGAGACGCAGCCCAGCCCGGCCGACTGCGATTACCAGGTATCGCCCACCGAGTTCGTCCTGCACTGGCATCAGACCGTCGGCGAGGTGAATCTCGCCACGCGTGGAGGATGCCCCTGGACCGTCACCTCAGGCGCCGGGTGGCTGGGGCTCGGCACGCCCGGGCAGGGGACCGGGTCCGCCGGCATCACGTTCACGAGCACGGTCTACAAGGAAGAAGGGTCGCGCCGCGCACCGCTGCAGGTTCGGTGGCCATTCCCGACCGCCGGCCAGAACGTGTGGGTGACACAGGAAGGCTGCCTGTTCGCCTTGTCGCGAACCAGTCAGGCGGTCTCCGCCTCCGGCGCGTCCGATCGGATCGATGTCTTCGGGGATCCAGTGAGCGCGTCGTGCCCGATCAGTTGCTCGTTCACCGCGGTCTCGAACGCGTCCTGGGTCCGGATCACGTCGCAAGGCACCGGAACGGGCATGCGCGACACGGGCTGGGTCTTCTACACGATCGATGCGAACACGACGGGAGTTCAGCGGACGGCGACGATCACGGTGGAGACGAAGACATTGACGATCACGCAGGCCGGGAGCTAG
- a CDS encoding tetratricopeptide repeat protein — translation MPWFWPAAIGSARAADDPDALYADRERIASALLAADIWERRLAADPNDFEAAWKLGRAGYWVGGHVDRDKRRAQYERGMAAARRAILLQPDRPEGHFWLAADMGAMAESFGLIAGIRYRGPVKRELEIVLRIDPAFQQGSADRALGRWYDKVPSLFGGSNAKAVEHLQRSLTYDPESAASHYFLAEVLLDMKRKGEARAELEKVIDAPLHPEWIPEVNEFKARARARLAALD, via the coding sequence ATGCCGTGGTTCTGGCCGGCTGCCATCGGCAGCGCGAGGGCGGCCGACGACCCCGACGCGCTCTATGCCGATCGTGAGCGGATCGCGAGCGCGTTGCTCGCTGCCGACATCTGGGAGCGGCGCCTTGCTGCCGATCCGAACGATTTCGAGGCGGCCTGGAAGCTGGGACGTGCGGGCTACTGGGTGGGTGGCCACGTCGATCGCGACAAGCGTCGCGCTCAATACGAACGGGGCATGGCAGCCGCGCGCCGCGCGATCCTGCTGCAACCCGATCGTCCTGAAGGTCACTTCTGGCTGGCGGCCGACATGGGCGCCATGGCCGAGTCGTTCGGTCTGATCGCGGGGATCCGATACCGCGGGCCCGTCAAACGCGAACTGGAGATCGTGTTGCGGATCGATCCGGCCTTTCAGCAGGGCTCGGCCGATCGCGCGCTCGGCCGGTGGTACGACAAAGTCCCCTCCCTGTTCGGCGGCAGCAATGCGAAAGCCGTCGAGCACCTGCAGCGCTCGCTCACGTACGACCCAGAAAGCGCCGCCTCACACTACTTCCTCGCCGAGGTGCTGCTCGACATGAAACGAAAGGGCGAGGCCCGCGCTGAACTTGAAAAGGTCATCGACGCTCCTCTCCACCCGGAGTGGATCCCGGAAGTGAACGAGTTCAAAGCAAGAGCGCGAGCGCGGCTCGCCGCGCTCGACTGA
- a CDS encoding prolipoprotein diacylglyceryl transferase encodes MPGPFVHRIDPILTTVSGVHLWWYGLSYAVGFLQLHGYAARHRRSLGLTSRELYGLSLCLSIGVLFGGRAVEVSFDEWPFYRDHPEFVPALWLGGMATHGLLAGAAAGLVVYTYAFRKPLLELADALVVPGAFLMGIGRLGNFIDGQIVGAMTDVWWGVQFPDAAGVRHPVVLYDGVKNLLLIPYLIHVRRTNPAPGAAAARFVFWYAFLRIFLDLFRDYPTHRLALGTGQTLNIVMMALGGVLLWRSRQRRLGRLAPRPPIVPLAGPDVPASLLQKAGFALVLLVSLSIPSNWTQDVPARYGHRHAGLEHSWLYPAIDTRPRR; translated from the coding sequence ATGCCCGGCCCCTTCGTCCACCGAATCGATCCGATTCTCACCACGGTCTCGGGCGTACACCTGTGGTGGTACGGACTCAGCTATGCAGTCGGTTTTCTGCAATTGCACGGGTACGCGGCGCGGCATCGCCGCAGTCTGGGATTGACGTCGCGGGAGCTCTACGGTCTGTCGCTGTGCCTCTCAATTGGCGTGTTGTTCGGTGGGCGCGCGGTCGAGGTCTCGTTCGATGAGTGGCCGTTCTATCGAGACCATCCCGAGTTCGTTCCCGCGCTCTGGTTGGGCGGAATGGCGACCCATGGCCTGCTCGCCGGCGCCGCGGCGGGCCTCGTCGTCTACACGTACGCGTTCCGCAAGCCGCTGCTCGAGCTGGCCGATGCGTTGGTTGTTCCCGGTGCGTTCCTCATGGGCATCGGACGCCTCGGCAACTTCATCGACGGGCAGATCGTCGGTGCGATGACCGACGTCTGGTGGGGCGTGCAGTTCCCGGATGCGGCCGGCGTGCGCCATCCGGTTGTGCTGTACGACGGGGTCAAGAACCTGCTCTTGATTCCCTACCTCATCCACGTGCGGCGCACGAACCCGGCGCCGGGAGCTGCGGCGGCGAGGTTCGTGTTCTGGTATGCGTTCCTCCGGATCTTCCTCGACCTGTTTCGAGATTACCCGACACACCGTCTGGCCCTCGGTACGGGACAGACGCTGAACATCGTCATGATGGCGCTCGGCGGCGTGCTGCTCTGGCGGTCGAGGCAACGCCGGCTGGGTCGCTTGGCGCCTCGCCCGCCGATCGTGCCGCTGGCCGGTCCCGACGTGCCGGCGTCGCTGCTGCAGAAGGCCGGCTTCGCGCTGGTGCTGCTCGTCTCGCTGTCCATCCCGAGCAACTGGACCCAGGACGTGCCAGCGCGCTACGGCCATCGCCATGCCGGCCTCGAGCATTCCTGGCTGTATCCCGCGATTGACACGCGGCCCCGCCGCTAA
- a CDS encoding M20/M25/M40 family metallo-hydrolase: MASLTSRAERARRERWLLELTDIPTASGHEDRVIAWVERWARRRPHLTLTRDRAGNLLLCRRVITRADRRRRPLYVTAHLDHPAFVVRRRTAQRELETEFRGGVQPHYFVGAAVEVTDQRSRLHRGIVSAYDSEAKPFPRAMVALNAPGAGIRPGDIARWALDEDLPLPRIVDGRLHARACDDLAGVAATLSAYDRLAHDPECGHVRVLFTRAEEVGFIGAIACCRAGTLPPDSAIVCVETSRAFTDSPVGAGPIVRVGDRSGVFSGPLTNAITAIAARHADEKPQFAWQRKLMTGGTCEATAFTAFGYEAACLCMPLANYHNMIGDSEPADRRLGSEIIALHDFHGLVELLVAVGRDLDVEHRPFRSRMDALFDAHRNVLSAAVGLDRRL; the protein is encoded by the coding sequence ATGGCATCGTTGACCTCGAGAGCCGAGCGCGCGCGCCGCGAGCGCTGGCTGCTGGAGCTGACCGACATCCCGACGGCGAGCGGCCACGAGGACCGAGTCATCGCGTGGGTCGAGCGATGGGCGCGGCGCCGTCCTCATCTGACGCTCACTCGAGACAGAGCTGGCAATCTGCTTCTGTGTCGCCGCGTCATCACCCGCGCGGATCGCCGCCGGCGTCCGCTCTACGTCACGGCGCATCTCGATCATCCGGCGTTCGTGGTACGGCGTCGCACGGCTCAGCGGGAGCTCGAGACGGAGTTCCGAGGCGGCGTGCAGCCACACTACTTCGTGGGCGCCGCCGTGGAGGTCACCGATCAACGCAGTCGCCTCCATCGCGGCATTGTCTCGGCCTATGACAGCGAAGCCAAGCCGTTTCCTCGCGCGATGGTGGCGCTGAATGCGCCCGGCGCCGGCATACGTCCCGGCGACATCGCGCGGTGGGCGCTCGACGAGGACTTGCCGCTGCCCAGGATCGTCGACGGCCGGCTCCATGCCCGGGCGTGCGACGACCTGGCCGGCGTCGCGGCCACGCTCTCGGCGTACGATCGGCTCGCGCACGATCCCGAATGCGGCCACGTGCGCGTTCTGTTCACTCGGGCGGAGGAGGTTGGATTCATCGGCGCGATCGCCTGCTGCCGAGCGGGCACGCTGCCGCCAGACAGCGCCATCGTCTGCGTGGAAACGTCACGCGCCTTCACGGATTCGCCCGTCGGCGCCGGCCCGATCGTGCGCGTCGGCGACCGCTCCGGGGTCTTCAGCGGGCCGCTGACGAATGCGATCACCGCGATCGCCGCCCGTCATGCCGATGAGAAACCGCAGTTCGCCTGGCAGCGGAAACTGATGACGGGCGGCACGTGCGAAGCGACGGCGTTCACCGCATTCGGCTATGAGGCTGCGTGCCTCTGTATGCCGCTGGCCAACTACCACAACATGATCGGTGATTCCGAGCCGGCAGATAGACGCCTCGGCTCGGAAATCATCGCGCTCCATGACTTTCACGGGCTCGTCGAACTGCTGGTGGCCGTCGGGCGCGACCTCGACGTCGAGCACCGCCCGTTCAGATCGCGCATGGACGCGCTCTTCGACGCGCACCGGAACGTGCTCTCGGCGGCTGTCGGTCTAGACCGACGCTTGTGA
- a CDS encoding ROK family protein, whose amino-acid sequence MRIAAGIDLGGTAINYTFLTEDETFLLERLCEHPSLSKEGPVVCLQQIADGLLMAATMAGLDPSDVVVIGLDTPGPASAEGVLSARGSTNFVHPAWAGFDVRSGLERRLNVPVVYLNDGNAGALWGHFTLFGASNEATSVSAIIGTGLGGGVIANGRVVIGRHGFGGESGHVLVPYQSIPGIDGLVPRCNCGRLGDLESLCSLTAIERSLLPYFLAKAPQHPLASVGDAARAARLVRGMAERGDELCREVFRVQARALGLFFDEMINTFDPDALIVGGGALETDEAFQRWFVSEIRAGMPPQREEQAGIPIHVMPNGDTAGSRGAAIEALRLLRASQASV is encoded by the coding sequence GTGCGTATCGCAGCTGGCATCGATCTCGGCGGAACCGCGATCAACTACACCTTCTTGACTGAGGACGAGACGTTCCTGCTCGAGCGGCTCTGTGAACATCCGAGCCTCTCGAAGGAAGGTCCGGTCGTCTGCCTGCAGCAGATCGCTGACGGGCTGCTGATGGCCGCGACGATGGCGGGCCTCGATCCGAGCGACGTCGTCGTCATCGGGCTCGACACGCCGGGACCGGCGAGCGCGGAGGGAGTGCTGAGCGCTCGCGGCTCGACGAACTTCGTCCACCCGGCATGGGCGGGATTCGACGTCCGGTCGGGATTGGAACGTCGCCTGAACGTTCCGGTCGTCTATCTCAACGATGGAAACGCCGGCGCGCTCTGGGGGCACTTCACGCTGTTCGGTGCGTCGAACGAGGCCACGTCGGTGTCGGCCATCATCGGCACGGGGCTGGGCGGCGGCGTCATCGCGAACGGGCGGGTGGTCATCGGCCGGCACGGGTTCGGCGGCGAGTCGGGCCACGTGCTCGTCCCGTATCAGAGCATTCCAGGAATCGATGGATTGGTGCCGCGCTGCAACTGCGGCAGGCTCGGAGATCTCGAGTCCCTCTGCTCGCTGACTGCGATCGAACGATCGCTGTTGCCGTACTTTCTGGCGAAGGCGCCGCAGCACCCGCTCGCGAGCGTGGGCGATGCCGCGCGCGCCGCCAGGCTCGTTCGCGGGATGGCCGAACGCGGCGATGAGCTCTGTCGTGAGGTGTTCCGGGTGCAGGCGCGTGCGCTCGGGTTGTTCTTCGACGAGATGATCAACACCTTCGATCCCGATGCACTCATCGTCGGCGGCGGCGCGCTCGAGACCGATGAAGCATTCCAGCGCTGGTTCGTCAGCGAGATTCGCGCCGGCATGCCGCCGCAGCGCGAAGAGCAGGCAGGCATCCCGATCCACGTGATGCCCAACGGCGACACGGCGGGGTCGCGCGGCGCGGCGATCGAGGCCCTGCGTCTTCTCAGGGCGTCACAAGCGTCGGTCTAG
- a CDS encoding aminopeptidase P N-terminal domain-containing protein, with product MMLAAVATAGLWSTVLGSPVQLHSIGTPGEFVADLNARRARTMAALGAETMLVLWSAPPRVYSADIDYPYRQESSFFYLTGIAQPDTVLVLLPGARSRRAIVFAKAPNAQHELWSGHLLTPAEITSAGGIETVIVQERSEQFDRFIDGLLSGRFEGSSAGLPAGEVADVIDAVRQGRARLAVVGRVTDRDVDLGLGRDGETQVAWARAIVAKYPSVQVVSAAEILLQQRRIKTPYEQRVLRRSVQISAEAHLEAMRATRAALWEYQIKAVLEHGFLSRGAMSWGYPPIVGSGPNATTLHYLAATRQMQAGDLLLVDAAGSFQGLTGDITRTWPVGGRFTSAQRAIYDVVLRAQDAGIAAARPGRPVSDVTAAVRQSIAEGLASLGFLRASGGPERDAQVDLWYPHGPVHGIGLDVHEPIERLDVGSAFVIEPGIYIRPDAFDRLPPSSAMQAYAEAVRPLVDRYRNIGIRVEDSFLMTPNGPEMLSRAVPRRAAEVEAAVGSAR from the coding sequence GTGATGCTCGCGGCGGTCGCGACGGCCGGTCTTTGGTCGACCGTCCTGGGCTCGCCCGTCCAACTGCATTCGATCGGTACGCCAGGCGAATTCGTCGCCGATCTGAATGCTCGGCGCGCACGAACGATGGCCGCGCTCGGTGCAGAGACCATGCTGGTCCTGTGGAGCGCGCCGCCGCGCGTCTATTCGGCTGACATCGACTACCCGTACCGACAGGAATCCAGTTTCTTCTATCTGACAGGCATCGCCCAGCCGGACACGGTCCTGGTGCTTCTGCCCGGAGCCAGGTCGCGGCGGGCGATCGTGTTCGCGAAAGCGCCGAACGCGCAGCACGAGCTCTGGTCAGGCCACTTGCTGACGCCAGCGGAGATTACCTCCGCCGGCGGCATCGAGACCGTGATCGTGCAGGAACGCAGTGAGCAGTTCGATCGCTTCATCGACGGGCTGCTTTCGGGCCGGTTCGAAGGCTCATCGGCTGGTCTTCCGGCAGGCGAGGTCGCCGATGTGATCGACGCCGTCCGCCAGGGCCGGGCGCGGCTGGCGGTGGTCGGACGCGTGACGGATCGCGACGTCGATCTCGGACTCGGTCGAGACGGCGAGACGCAGGTTGCCTGGGCTCGTGCGATTGTCGCGAAATACCCGTCCGTCCAAGTCGTCAGCGCAGCCGAGATCCTGCTCCAACAACGACGAATCAAAACGCCCTATGAGCAGAGGGTGCTACGCCGAAGCGTCCAGATTTCGGCCGAGGCCCATCTCGAGGCCATGCGAGCGACGAGGGCTGCCCTGTGGGAATACCAGATCAAGGCCGTGCTGGAGCATGGGTTCCTGTCGCGCGGCGCGATGTCATGGGGTTACCCGCCGATCGTTGGCAGCGGTCCAAATGCCACCACGCTGCACTATCTCGCTGCGACTCGGCAGATGCAGGCGGGCGACCTGCTCCTCGTTGACGCGGCCGGGAGCTTTCAGGGGCTGACTGGTGACATCACTCGAACCTGGCCCGTGGGCGGCAGGTTCACGTCAGCACAGCGCGCGATCTACGACGTGGTGCTACGCGCCCAGGATGCGGGGATCGCGGCCGCACGGCCGGGCCGTCCCGTGAGCGACGTCACAGCGGCAGTACGACAGTCAATTGCGGAAGGCCTCGCCTCGCTGGGATTCCTGCGCGCGTCAGGTGGGCCCGAACGGGACGCCCAGGTCGATCTCTGGTATCCGCACGGACCAGTCCATGGCATCGGCTTGGACGTGCACGAACCGATTGAACGGCTCGACGTCGGATCGGCCTTCGTCATCGAACCGGGGATTTACATCCGGCCCGACGCGTTCGATCGGCTGCCGCCGTCGTCGGCCATGCAGGCTTACGCGGAGGCTGTCCGGCCGCTGGTGGACCGATACCGAAACATCGGGATTCGCGTCGAGGATTCGTTCCTGATGACGCCGAATGGGCCCGAGATGTTGTCCCGCGCCGTGCCGCGCCGCGCCGCCGAAGTCGAGGCCGCCGTCGGCAGCGCTCGTTGA